From a single Cinclus cinclus chromosome 16, bCinCin1.1, whole genome shotgun sequence genomic region:
- the MEIOB gene encoding meiosis-specific with OB domain-containing protein, which produces MAHSRSARDFVALSDLHPNLARPNVIGVVIGKTDVRSFPDRKNIGTERYTFNFTIRDSPTYFINVQSWGREEYIRSLSESFRVGDCVTIENPLIQSKEAEREEKFNPVTPSGYKLLLSENHSVVKTSSCYDTDTRLLSLLHLPVKDPQDYYSLGDIVANGQSLHGRVLNVLAAVMAVGEPKYFITSDKRKGQRCEVKLYDETERSFPIVCWDNESIQLAQSWIPQETVIFASDVRISFDKFRNCMTATVISKTIITTNPETAEANVLFSFIKESAQAGALPGPVKELANEAINLEAVVNVYTVEQLKEKALQSDGKLEPLHGIIYGYISTLDIDENVSRVLRSRCSTCRFIVSDVSNTCTFCSDVSPEAKSTFVSFDILVDVTDHTGTLHSCYLSDCVAEETLGCTVQEFLMLEEDQKTALKWQLLLERSKIYFKVTLSPNWRTGLKVNLLSCKLADPVEASQSLLGRDWNY; this is translated from the exons aatgtaATCGGGGTGGTTATTGGGAAAACAGATGTCAGAAGCTTTCCAGACCGAAAAA ACATTGGCACTGAAAGATACACCTTCAATTTTACCATTCGTGATTCCCCAACTTATTTCATTAATGTCCAGTCCTGGGGCAGAGAAGAGTACATCAGATCCCTCTCAGAAAGCTTCAGGGTTGGTGACTGTG TTACAATCGAAAATCCTTTAATTCAGtcaaaggaagcagaaagagaagaaaaattcaacCCTGTAACTCCTAG TGGCTACAAATTATTGCTCAGTGAAAATCACTCTGTGGTTAAAACCTCCTCCTGCTACGACACAGACACCAGgctcctgtctctgctgcacCTGCCTGTCAAGGACCCTCAGGATTATTATTCCCTGGGGGACATCGTGGCAAATGGACAAAGTCTCCATGGGAGAGTCCTCAACGTGCTGGCAGCTGTGATGGCA GTTGGGGAGCCAAAGTATTTTATCACTTCAGACAAAAGGAAAGGCCAGAGGTGTGAAGTAAAGCTGTATGATGAAACAGAGAGATCTTTCCCAATAGTATG CTGGGATAATGAATCCATCCAGCTGGCACAGAGTTGGATCCCCCAAGAAACAG TTATATTTGCATCAGATGTGAGAATCAGTTTTGACAAATTTAGGAACTGCATGACTGCAACTGTGATATCCAAAACCATCATTACAACTAACCCAG aaacagcagaagcaaATGTTCTCTTCAGTTTCATCAAGGAGAGTGCCCAGGCAGGAGCTCTGCCCGGCCCAGTGAAGGAGCTGGCAAATGAAGCCATTAACT TGGAGGCTGTAGTGAATGTCTACACAGTGgaacagctgaaagaaaaagctcTCCAGAGTGATGGGAAGCTGGAGCCTCTCCATGGAATTATTTATGGCTACATTTCCACCCTGGACATAGACGAGAACGTGTCCAGAGTCCTGCGCAGCAGATG CTCAACCTGCCGGTTCATCGTGAGTGACGTGTCCAACACCTGCACCTTCTGCAGTGATGTCTCTCCAGAGGCCAAGTCCACCTTTGTCAGCTTTGACATCCTGGTGGATGTGACAGATCACACAGGCACCCTGCACTCCTGTTACCTGTCTGACTGTGTCGCTGAGGAAACGCTGGGCTGCACA GTACAGGAATTCCTCATGCTGGAAGAAGACCAGAAGActgcactgaaatggcagcTCCTCCTGGAACGAAGCAAGATTTACTTCAAA gttACTTTGTCACCCAATTGGAGAACTGGATTAAAAGTGAATCTTCTTTCCTGCAAACTGGCAGACCCTGTCGAGGCAAGTCAGAGCCTGTTGGGAAGAGACTGGAATTATTAA
- the FAHD1 gene encoding acylpyruvase FAHD1, mitochondrial: MAGSKQLSRFWEWGRNIVCVGRNYAEHAKEMGSALPAEPLLFLKPSSAYVREGSPIVRPYYCGNLHHEVELGVVIGRRARAVPQDRAMEHVAGYALCLDMTARDKQEQCKNNGLPWTLAKGFGSSCPVSDFVPKEKIPDPHKLRIWLKVNGKLRQEGDTSSMIFSIPYLISYISHVFTLEEGDLILTGTPEGVGSVEADDEIEAGIRDVVTVRFKVAQGTEPTILKRV, translated from the coding sequence ATGGCCGGCTCCAAGCAGCTGTCGCGATTTTGGGAGTGGGGTAGGAACATCGTGTGCGTGGGGCGTAACTACGCGGAGCACGCTAAGGAGATGGGCAGCGCTCTGCCCGCTGAGCCGCTCCTCTTCCTCAAGCCTTCCTCGGCCTACGTGCGGGAGGGGTCGCCCATCGTGCGGCCGTATTACTGCGGGAACCTGCACCACGAGGTGGAGCTGGGGGTGGTCATCGGCCGCAGGGCCCGGGCCGTGCCGCAGGACCGGGCCATGGAGCACGTGGCGGGATATGCCCTGTGCCTGGACATGACGGCCCGAGACAAGCAGGAGCAGTGCAAAAACAACGGGCTGCCCTGGACTTTGGCCAAAGGGTTCGGCTCGTCCTGCCCGGTCAGTGATTTCGTGCCCAAGGAGAAGATCCCAGACCCGCACAAGCTGCGGATTTGGCTGAAGGTGAACGGGAagctgaggcaggagggggaCACCTCGTCCATGATCTTCTCCATCCCTTACCTGATCAGCTACATCAGCCACGTATTCACCTTGGAAGAAGGGGACTTGATTCTTACGGGGACTCCCGAAGGAGTCGGGTCCGTGGAGGCCGACGATGAGATCGAGGCAGGGATCAGGGACGTGGTGACCGTGAGGTTCAAGGTGGCACAGGGCACGGAACCCACGATCCTAAAAAGGGTTTGA